ACCAGATCTTTCCGGACTCAAAATGAATCAAAACCAATACCACATCAATTTCGATACATTCACACCACTTAACATTTCGAAACATCGATTCAACCTGAATAGAAGAGGCGAGGTGTTCTCTAGGCCCCAACCTAAATCTATATTAACTACGTACCATGCTCCAAAAGATGACTTCTTAAAAACTTTGCTATCATGTAGAGTCAGCTCATATGATCGTGTCAATGTTAACCAAAGTTGCAACATGTCcattatatctaatattaaaGCCAACGAAACGATAGCAGAATGCTCATCCGGTTTCACGAGGCAACAAATAACGAGATTGCTGTCAACGAATAAGAAAAGCAGTAATAAGAAACGTAAAAATAAACAGGAGCATCACgataatgttaaatttaaaaaagggtGTTTGTTTAACGAATCAATGGTGTCAAACGATAGTCACGGTCTAGTCAGGAGTTATTCGTCACCTAATTTGTTAGAAAATAGAGAAAGTCGAATACCTATTGCTATGATACGTGGAAGAAAATTATCGATTATGCAGGAAGATAGCCCACCTCATATGGATTTATCTGGTATAACATGCTTGAATAGCTTCAATACGCCCACTGGATTAGATAATGCAGAAATTGCTAAAAACACCTTCaactttcaaaaaaataatgatgaaaTCAAAAAAAGACTTGACAGTATTCAAAAAGAATTTGAAAGTGCTATTTCACCTATATTAGAACAAGAAACTCACTTTTCAAAAGCAATGACAGCCAGCGATTTACATGAAAACCACTTTCCTAATGTGGTTGCAGCAAGAGAGCTGAAAGAAACTCATTTACCTAAGCCGGTAAAAGCAAGAGAACTGCCTTTAATCACTATGACACCAGTAACAGAACAGGAAAAACGTTTTTCTAAAGAACATACAGCTAGAGTACAAGGAAGTCATTTACCTAAACCGGTAACGTCAAGAGAACTACCAATAATTACTAAGATATCAGTAAGGAAACCAGAAACTCTCTCTTCTAAAGCGGACACAGTACGAGAGTTACAAGGAACTCATTTTTCTAAAACTATAGTAGCAAGAGATTCACCTAAAAATAGTATTTCACCAATAATTAACGAAGAATCGCAATCGAAAATCGAAACACCTAAGAATAATAATGCGCTTATAAAAAAGACTAGTTCtttagagaaaataataaatcgttttaagcaattgcgTTCTACTTCAATAACATTTAAGGACGAAGATATAAATACTATagttgaagaaaaagaaaattttaatatcaatagtGGATTGAATGCAAATAGGAACTTATTGCCTGATCTTTTGAGTCCAAGTTGCAGTTTGTTAAATGTAAGATCCAATAGTGATAATGTGAACTATTTTGATACGGATGAGGTGGAAATCCATCGGAATCCTAGGGTTAGTTTAGGAACTATGCTGGGCGTAGATCATACTTTCCTAGACCAATTTGACTTAATAGACTGATAATCTTCATAGTGTAACTATAGGTGTAGTGAGTACATAGTAGGTCACCTTGGCCGACAGGCAACAAATGGGCTCGGTGTGGGAAGTGTTGAGTCCCCCCGGTAGGCCAACTTTGTTTGCGCGccggtactctcaatgagtacaCAAACATAGCgcattataaaaatgttatacatatagtttttttttttcaaaccagTGTGGGTTACATATGCAAACTACTATCTCGTCTCACACACAGAGAGGAAGCAAACTAGGCTTGCTTAGCAGCAAGTGCACCATTCTGCTTACAATATCCTATTCGaactttattttaactatataaaatagaatatggTATGGAAAGCTATGTTTTGACCTACTCTATTtccatttccttttttttttactgaaaatagTGGTCACGCATTAAACGCGTAAAATAGCATTCATTACGGTAATTAATGCTTTTAGTGTTAAGTACCTATAGTTCGTAAAAATTAGGTAAGTATTGTACGCGCGATCTGAATTGACCAGAGTGAAGTAAGTCAGGAGAGATTTCGCATAAGATGCAACGTCACGAAAGTATTCAACTGGACAAAGAATGATactgttttcttaaaaatagctTTGTAAATCCCATAATTCttggagataaaaaatataacatcgcCGATTTTTTAACAGTCTTTTTAAGATACGTTATAAATTGGAATTGTATCCAATTTATAACGTTTTAAAAGCGCACAAAAATCAGTTTACGTAGCAAATCTTTAAATTTCTTGACTTTTCTCTACTATAACATGCATCTTAATTACATACAAACCTTCCCGATGAATcactatctattgctgaaaactacATTAAAATCCGTGGCGTAGTTTAAATGATCCAAGCGTACTAGGGGCGGGAGCGACTGTTTTATAAAGAAGACTACGAATTTACTTCAGCCCAGCCAACTAAGATTTGCTTGTAACTTTGTTGTACATTTAATTACGCATAggcagaaataatttaaataaatattaaaaagatacaaatgttttattcataataacaaGTTGTGTGACAACACAATAACTGTTTCcagtataaataacttttaaactatattCGTGGTGAAAAGTACAGGTGCGAATAACAAACTGCACTTTCTCGCACCaactgtttatatatatttaatagacaAATACTATTGTTAGTGGAATTGACACTTCCTACCCAGATCCCGAAAATATATATCATGCATATACAGACTATATCTTTGCTTATTTTCTATAAATGGgcaaaaatagttattaaaagttAGCTTTAAAGCACCTACTATGGCGAATTTACAGACACAGGtcaatatattgaaaataatttcaattcatAATTCTGTACAGAAATTATTACACAGTTGTCTTTTTATGTGCCtagtaaaatacttttcattactttttataaataataaaaagatgtaaaaaaatcatacatTTGTTACGAAAATCGCTTTagctttcattttttttaatgttgcaCAAGCACGTATTTTGAACCATTATGATTGTTTACATagtaagacaagttagaaaaaaaggtATAGGCACAGATATTAACTAAAAAAGTACATTCTTAAtcttatag
Above is a genomic segment from Pararge aegeria chromosome 23, ilParAegt1.1, whole genome shotgun sequence containing:
- the LOC120634142 gene encoding uncharacterized protein LOC120634142 — translated: MATQPRADMLANYKKETYLMLALLHKLQPMLPKIAQLIFDEHGLDKPTQNLFNNISYYLLFLIDPQVHTSLTWPLYDTKVERAFRSELSTFISDYAAKGLLTDVRPSYLVHPSCFKVSVLMYQLSVLAVKQLLLSRVKETKKQSLYDEITDKYNRRSDTKSFVEYMDSFNYEDNLLDKLSIFLSRKQCNERIAEMLRKKITQCERKLSSLNPQGYIDSLINGFISKHNLDENSKSEVSRIKNINEPATIFDDWLEGIDSKLDDIVANWDSKVLPFMAKCTKMHLLSEEIIKRQTGQIERSCYTLEYDPKNDEICTDELQKQVNSCQKYILRNLEVNGRLNFPNLIRAFLISICYILKNNSFGDEIYDFNERMEVGKRNINEVCLALRSLIERVCDAEKKLQSSPANFNIQSVSIEEHLQIPPLPDLSGLKMNQNQYHINFDTFTPLNISKHRFNLNRRGEVFSRPQPKSILTTYHAPKDDFLKTLLSCRVSSYDRVNVNQSCNMSIISNIKANETIAECSSGFTRQQITRLLSTNKKSSNKKRKNKQEHHDNVKFKKGCLFNESMVSNDSHGLVRSYSSPNLLENRESRIPIAMIRGRKLSIMQEDSPPHMDLSGITCLNSFNTPTGLDNAEIAKNTFNFQKNNDEIKKRLDSIQKEFESAISPILEQETHFSKAMTASDLHENHFPNVVAARELKETHLPKPVKARELPLITMTPVTEQEKRFSKEHTARVQGSHLPKPVTSRELPIITKISVRKPETLSSKADTVRELQGTHFSKTIVARDSPKNSISPIINEESQSKIETPKNNNALIKKTSSLEKIINRFKQLRSTSITFKDEDINTIVEEKENFNINSGLNANRNLLPDLLSPSCSLLNVRSNSDNVNYFDTDEVEIHRNPRVSLGTMLGVDHTFLDQFDLID